In Haloarcula hispanica ATCC 33960, one DNA window encodes the following:
- the epsC gene encoding serine O-acetyltransferase EpsC: protein MDYCYTGDTHEKLFEAYQADEEPFPTQTQMEFPRREHRRPEVDILKRLFFPTCWNAAELVRDELAVLDRLDTLGGLFFAGIRPYAGSDPAETVDAVINRLPAIRTRLKRDVEAAFKGDPAAKTYMEIIRSYPGFMAILVQRVAHTLYEAGASEYARELTEYAKTETGIDIHPGAEIGDYFFIDHGTGVVIGETTTVGEWVRLYQDVTLGALHFEADESDEHRLKKGYKRHPDIGDHVVIGAGTKVLGAITVGDHVSIGANSWVTDDVPDETKVYVTDHPTQERKRTK, encoded by the coding sequence ATGGACTACTGTTACACGGGCGACACACACGAGAAACTGTTCGAGGCATACCAGGCCGACGAAGAGCCGTTTCCCACACAGACACAGATGGAGTTTCCGCGGCGGGAACACCGACGGCCGGAAGTCGACATCCTCAAGCGACTGTTCTTCCCGACCTGCTGGAACGCCGCTGAACTGGTCCGGGACGAACTCGCCGTGCTGGACCGTCTCGACACCCTTGGTGGCCTCTTCTTTGCCGGTATCAGACCGTACGCCGGATCTGACCCCGCTGAGACGGTCGACGCCGTCATCAATCGGCTCCCAGCAATTCGAACGCGACTCAAAAGAGACGTCGAGGCCGCGTTCAAAGGCGATCCGGCGGCGAAGACGTACATGGAGATAATCCGGTCCTATCCGGGCTTCATGGCGATACTCGTACAGCGGGTCGCACACACACTCTACGAGGCCGGGGCATCCGAGTACGCTCGCGAACTCACCGAATACGCCAAGACTGAGACCGGTATCGACATCCACCCCGGCGCTGAAATCGGCGACTACTTCTTCATCGACCACGGAACCGGTGTCGTCATCGGTGAAACCACGACCGTCGGCGAGTGGGTACGCCTCTATCAGGACGTAACGCTCGGCGCGCTCCACTTCGAGGCCGACGAGAGCGACGAACACAGACTGAAAAAGGGGTACAAACGACACCCCGACATCGGCGACCATGTCGTCATCGGCGCGGGCACGAAAGTTCTGGGCGCTATCACCGTCGGCGACCACGTCAGCATCGGGGCGAACTCCTGGGTCACCGACGACGTTCCGGACGAGACGAAAGTGTACGTCACTGACCACCCGACACAGGAACGGAAACGAACCAAATAA
- the pabB gene encoding aminodeoxychorismate synthase, component I has product MSEIRFSTDRESFIETARTAADGARVPVEARVTVPDPFEAYRRARDGNTDGFYLETTGGQSGWGYFGVDPVEQIEVSASATPAQDGGSPSIETIDELLDREHLERGDCTVPYPCGAFGWLSYDVARELEDIPETTVSDGLPRLQFGVFDCIAAWEEPHDGDVEIHVTACPTVDGSAESAFERGRTMARELAQDAIHGEKHVQSQPTAASQATFESECGEAAFADRVRQIKQYVRDGDTFQTNVSHRLTAPAAVHPVDTFDAVRRVNPAPYSALLEFPGVDLVSASPELLLDVDGDQLLTEPIAGTRPRGATPSEDEDLEADLCSDEKERAEHAMLVDLERNDLGKVSEYGSVDVAEYRRVDRYSEVMHLVSLIEGELRDDVSIADAVAAVFPGGTITGAPKPRTMEIIDEVERTRRGPYTGSIGMFGFDDRATLNITIRTLVHYDGEYRLRVGSGIVHDSVPEAEYRETLDKARALVTAVDEALGEQGSFAVESETEPMEGMR; this is encoded by the coding sequence ATGAGTGAGATTCGGTTCAGCACCGACAGAGAATCGTTCATCGAAACCGCGAGGACCGCAGCGGACGGCGCTCGCGTGCCGGTCGAAGCGCGCGTCACAGTCCCTGACCCGTTCGAGGCGTATCGCCGCGCCCGGGACGGGAACACAGACGGCTTCTACCTCGAGACGACCGGCGGGCAATCCGGCTGGGGGTACTTCGGCGTCGATCCGGTCGAGCAAATCGAAGTCTCTGCGAGCGCGACGCCCGCACAGGACGGCGGGAGTCCGAGTATCGAGACCATCGACGAGCTACTCGACCGCGAACACCTAGAGCGCGGCGACTGTACGGTTCCGTACCCGTGTGGCGCGTTCGGCTGGCTTTCCTACGACGTGGCACGGGAACTGGAAGATATCCCAGAGACTACCGTTTCGGACGGCCTCCCACGGCTTCAGTTTGGCGTGTTCGACTGCATCGCCGCGTGGGAGGAGCCACACGACGGCGACGTCGAGATACATGTAACGGCCTGTCCCACCGTCGACGGGTCGGCTGAATCGGCATTCGAGCGTGGCCGGACGATGGCCCGAGAGCTAGCACAGGACGCCATCCACGGCGAGAAACACGTCCAGTCCCAGCCAACCGCTGCGAGTCAGGCCACGTTCGAGAGCGAGTGCGGCGAAGCAGCGTTCGCCGACCGCGTCCGGCAAATAAAACAGTACGTCAGGGACGGCGACACGTTCCAGACAAACGTCTCACACCGGCTGACCGCCCCGGCGGCCGTCCACCCGGTCGACACCTTCGACGCCGTCCGTCGGGTGAATCCGGCTCCGTACTCAGCCCTGCTTGAGTTCCCCGGCGTCGACCTTGTCAGCGCCAGCCCGGAGCTGTTGCTGGACGTCGATGGCGACCAGTTGCTTACGGAGCCGATTGCCGGAACGCGGCCGCGAGGCGCGACGCCGTCCGAAGACGAGGACCTTGAGGCAGACCTCTGTAGCGACGAGAAGGAGCGGGCTGAACACGCCATGCTGGTCGACCTCGAACGCAATGACCTCGGCAAGGTCAGCGAGTATGGGTCCGTCGACGTCGCCGAGTACCGCCGCGTCGACCGGTATTCCGAGGTGATGCACCTCGTGTCTCTCATCGAAGGGGAATTACGCGACGACGTGAGCATTGCCGACGCGGTCGCAGCCGTGTTCCCCGGCGGAACCATCACCGGCGCGCCGAAGCCGCGGACGATGGAGATTATCGACGAGGTGGAGCGGACCCGACGAGGGCCCTACACCGGCAGTATCGGGATGTTTGGTTTCGACGATCGAGCGACGCTGAACATCACGATCAGGACGCTGGTTCACTACGACGGCGAGTACCGCCTCCGCGTCGGGAGCGGCATCGTACACGACTCCGTTCCAGAGGCGGAGTACAGGGAGACACTGGACAAGGCCCGGGCGCTCGTTACTGCCGTCGACGAGGCGCTCGGCGAACAGGGGTCGTTCGCCGTCGAATCCGAGACCGAACCGATGGAGGGGATGCGATGA
- a CDS encoding anthranilate synthase component II has product MILIIDNYDSFAYNLVQYVGEFDDVTVRRNDAIDVEGIHELDPDGIVVSPGPGTPAEAGVSIDVFAETEYPALGVCLGHQALCAAHGTPVGHAPSVVHGKPSEVRHDGTRLYDGINDPFEVGRYHSLAVEAAALPDELEETAYTNDEQGVVMGVQHAEKPHIGVQFHPESILTDAGKQIVENFCTGIAEA; this is encoded by the coding sequence ATGATACTCATTATCGACAACTACGATTCCTTCGCCTACAATCTGGTCCAGTACGTCGGCGAGTTCGACGATGTCACGGTCCGCCGGAACGACGCTATCGATGTTGAGGGCATCCACGAACTCGACCCGGACGGCATCGTCGTCTCGCCGGGGCCCGGGACGCCCGCAGAGGCCGGCGTGTCCATCGACGTGTTCGCCGAGACAGAGTACCCGGCGCTTGGCGTCTGTCTGGGCCACCAGGCGCTCTGTGCGGCCCACGGGACTCCTGTCGGCCACGCGCCGAGCGTGGTCCACGGGAAGCCCTCGGAGGTCCGCCACGATGGAACGAGGCTATACGACGGGATCAACGACCCGTTCGAGGTCGGGCGGTATCACTCGCTGGCCGTTGAGGCGGCAGCGCTCCCGGACGAGCTGGAGGAGACGGCCTACACCAACGACGAGCAGGGCGTCGTGATGGGCGTCCAGCACGCCGAGAAACCACACATCGGCGTCCAGTTCCATCCGGAGAGCATCCTCACTGACGCCGGGAAACAGATCGTCGAGAACTTCTGTACCGGAATCGCCGAGGCCTGA
- a CDS encoding bifunctional methylenetetrahydrofolate dehydrogenase/methenyltetrahydrofolate cyclohydrolase: protein MTTIIDGNEIGDQITAGVAACTDTLVGEAVTPGLATVLMSDDGASETYVSMKQQACEEIGIEGFHYEISADEPAETLFSTIDELNADPAVHGILVQMPVPDHVPKRDVLERIDPMKDVDGFHPENVGRLVAGNARYKPCTPHGIQKILAETGVETEGKDAVVVGRSDIVGKPMANLLIQYGPGGNATTTVCHSRTDDLAEKTRNADIVIAAAGVPEMIDGSMLSAGTTVIDVGINRVDADTEKGYELVGDVDFESAKAKADAITPVPGGVGPLTIAMLMYNTVKAASLQSGVDISLP from the coding sequence ATGACTACAATAATCGACGGCAACGAAATCGGCGACCAGATCACAGCGGGCGTCGCGGCGTGCACGGACACGCTCGTCGGCGAGGCTGTCACACCGGGGCTGGCGACGGTGTTGATGAGCGACGACGGCGCGAGTGAAACGTACGTCTCGATGAAACAACAGGCCTGTGAGGAGATCGGCATCGAGGGGTTCCATTACGAAATTAGCGCGGACGAACCGGCTGAGACGCTGTTTTCGACCATCGACGAGCTGAACGCGGACCCGGCCGTCCACGGAATTCTCGTCCAGATGCCGGTCCCCGACCACGTTCCCAAGCGCGACGTCTTGGAGCGGATCGATCCAATGAAAGACGTCGACGGGTTCCATCCCGAAAACGTCGGCCGGCTCGTCGCCGGCAATGCTCGATACAAGCCCTGTACGCCCCACGGAATACAGAAGATACTGGCCGAAACTGGTGTGGAGACGGAGGGGAAAGACGCCGTTGTCGTCGGTCGCTCGGACATCGTCGGCAAGCCGATGGCGAACCTGCTCATTCAGTACGGCCCGGGCGGAAACGCGACGACAACTGTGTGTCACTCCCGAACTGACGACCTGGCCGAAAAGACTCGCAACGCCGACATCGTGATCGCCGCCGCCGGGGTTCCGGAAATGATAGACGGATCGATGCTCTCGGCGGGTACGACAGTTATTGATGTGGGCATCAACCGGGTTGATGCTGACACGGAGAAGGGGTACGAACTCGTCGGGGACGTGGACTTCGAGAGCGCGAAAGCGAAGGCAGACGCCATCACGCCGGTCCCGGGCGGCGTCGGCCCGCTCACCATCGCGATGCTGATGTACAACACCGTGAAAGCCGCCAGCCTGCAGTCCGGCGTCGATATTTCACTCCCGTAG
- a CDS encoding Rid family detoxifying hydrolase, whose product MKRVISTDEAPAAVGAYSQATSNGDLLITAGQLPLTTDGELLDGEPVADQTRQCLHNVAAILESEDLSLDDVLKTTVYLDDIDDFDSFNEAYSEFFESEPPARSAVGVGAVPKGAAVEIEAIATTE is encoded by the coding sequence ATGAAGCGCGTAATCAGCACCGACGAGGCACCGGCCGCGGTCGGCGCGTACAGTCAGGCAACGTCGAACGGCGACCTCCTCATCACCGCCGGACAGCTCCCGCTAACGACAGACGGCGAACTCCTCGACGGCGAGCCAGTCGCCGACCAGACGCGGCAGTGCCTTCACAATGTCGCGGCGATTCTGGAGTCAGAAGACCTCTCGCTGGACGACGTACTCAAGACAACCGTCTATCTCGACGACATCGACGACTTCGACTCGTTCAACGAGGCCTACAGCGAGTTTTTCGAATCGGAGCCACCGGCGCGGAGCGCCGTCGGCGTTGGTGCGGTCCCGAAAGGTGCAGCGGTCGAAATCGAAGCTATCGCGACCACCGAGTAG
- a CDS encoding BCCT family transporter → MATSDASGISEIVGRLLVTLCAASGALVLAGFFFPTLVGEAVTGPAWLTIALVFFSSGLCYIALLPYSEDNTAPAAADVLLRVRRTKVRRAIKEFLTQHEPAILAFPVLVFAAFFGLQIAFPARTTGAVDAAAATVLRGGGPLFLAAVFLSVCYCLFLLLGPWGEIKLGGPDTEPSYTYPTYFTLVFTAGIAAGLVFWGPTEALFHYDQPPPYIGAAAGSPGAVNGALVYTLFHWGVSAWSAYAVIGVPIAYFAFTRGAPLRVSTVLAPLLGVDELDSAWATLVDTLAVFATIGGIATSVALVSEQFLAGINYQWDVAAGEVGPVLFVGGLTLIFVVSSATGIHRGIRRIAGLNIVLFGLFALLIAAVGPRLFILQRGTQALGTYVVEFVPLSLHTGGQWVAAWTVWNWSWWFSWAPFAGLFIAALSRGRRVRTVVFTSVVATSAATMVWFLLLGGTSLFIQQTGQADILAAIAQRGGSEAVAGFPLFASLPLGQLLMFLFLALIIVFMATSADTSTLVVSVLATRRGMAPSATHIVFWGIFQGSVAVSVLLLGGAETLQALAVLTGGPFAVISLVAVGGLTVTWYRDEQGHTSLFRRAVRKLPDIQTHHDVDPPEKK, encoded by the coding sequence ATGGCCACCTCAGACGCCAGTGGCATTTCGGAGATCGTCGGCCGGCTACTGGTGACACTGTGTGCCGCATCCGGGGCGCTCGTGCTTGCGGGGTTCTTCTTTCCGACGCTTGTCGGCGAAGCCGTGACTGGTCCAGCGTGGCTGACTATCGCCCTCGTGTTTTTCAGTTCGGGACTGTGTTACATCGCGCTGCTTCCGTACTCCGAAGACAACACCGCACCGGCCGCGGCCGATGTCCTGCTCCGCGTCCGGCGGACAAAGGTCAGACGGGCCATCAAAGAGTTCCTCACACAGCACGAGCCAGCCATCCTCGCGTTCCCGGTGCTCGTGTTCGCCGCGTTCTTCGGGCTCCAGATCGCATTCCCTGCCCGGACGACGGGTGCCGTCGACGCCGCTGCTGCCACAGTCCTTCGCGGCGGCGGCCCGCTGTTTCTCGCCGCGGTCTTCCTCTCGGTCTGTTACTGTCTGTTTCTGTTGCTTGGGCCCTGGGGCGAAATCAAACTCGGCGGTCCGGACACGGAGCCAAGCTACACGTATCCGACATACTTTACGCTCGTTTTCACCGCCGGCATCGCGGCCGGACTGGTGTTCTGGGGCCCCACTGAGGCCTTGTTTCACTACGACCAGCCACCGCCGTACATCGGGGCAGCAGCCGGGTCGCCGGGCGCCGTCAACGGCGCGCTTGTGTACACCCTCTTTCACTGGGGCGTCTCGGCCTGGAGCGCATACGCTGTCATCGGCGTCCCGATAGCGTACTTCGCGTTCACGCGGGGCGCTCCGCTCCGGGTCTCGACAGTGCTGGCCCCCTTGCTCGGTGTCGATGAGCTCGATTCGGCCTGGGCCACACTGGTCGATACGCTGGCCGTTTTTGCCACTATCGGGGGCATCGCCACCTCGGTCGCACTCGTGAGCGAGCAGTTCCTCGCCGGGATCAATTACCAGTGGGACGTGGCAGCCGGTGAGGTCGGGCCGGTCCTGTTCGTCGGCGGCTTGACCCTGATATTTGTTGTCTCCAGCGCGACTGGGATCCACCGTGGCATCCGTCGCATCGCCGGCCTCAATATCGTCTTGTTTGGCCTGTTCGCGCTTCTCATCGCCGCCGTCGGTCCACGGTTGTTCATTCTCCAGCGAGGAACGCAGGCACTCGGGACTTACGTGGTGGAGTTCGTTCCGTTGAGTCTTCACACGGGCGGGCAGTGGGTCGCGGCGTGGACCGTCTGGAACTGGTCGTGGTGGTTTTCGTGGGCACCCTTCGCAGGGCTGTTCATCGCCGCACTCTCCCGCGGTCGCCGGGTCAGAACTGTCGTGTTCACGAGTGTCGTTGCGACCTCGGCGGCGACGATGGTCTGGTTCCTACTGCTCGGTGGTACGTCGCTGTTCATCCAGCAGACGGGGCAGGCCGATATTCTCGCCGCGATCGCACAACGTGGCGGTTCGGAGGCGGTCGCCGGCTTCCCGCTGTTCGCGTCATTACCGCTTGGACAGCTTCTGATGTTCCTGTTTCTCGCGCTCATCATCGTGTTCATGGCCACGTCGGCGGACACCTCGACGCTCGTCGTCTCTGTTCTGGCAACGCGACGGGGGATGGCACCGTCGGCGACGCATATCGTCTTCTGGGGTATTTTTCAGGGTTCAGTCGCCGTTTCGGTGTTGCTTCTCGGTGGTGCTGAGACGCTTCAGGCCCTGGCCGTCCTGACTGGCGGCCCGTTCGCCGTAATATCACTTGTGGCGGTCGGCGGGCTGACCGTGACCTGGTACCGGGACGAGCAGGGCCACACCTCCCTCTTCCGACGCGCCGTCAGGAAACTGCCGGACATTCAGACGCATCACGATGTGGACCCACCAGAAAAGAAATAA
- a CDS encoding EamA family transporter, giving the protein MNAAVLFGLGTMIAWGFWIAFGNVASSTMDPETAAFVSYAAATVVTGIYVVVSDASSVVTNRGMMFAGAAGVAAAVGVVSTFVGVTVGPTSIVSTIGGMYFITAAVIGVIAFGESMTLTKAAGIGLALIAIVVINQ; this is encoded by the coding sequence ATGAACGCCGCCGTCCTGTTCGGACTGGGAACGATGATAGCCTGGGGGTTCTGGATAGCGTTTGGCAACGTCGCGTCAAGTACAATGGACCCGGAGACCGCGGCGTTCGTGTCCTACGCCGCTGCAACGGTCGTCACCGGGATATACGTCGTTGTCTCAGACGCATCGTCCGTCGTCACGAACCGGGGGATGATGTTTGCCGGCGCGGCGGGCGTCGCGGCGGCCGTCGGCGTGGTCTCGACGTTCGTCGGCGTGACTGTGGGGCCCACGTCGATCGTGTCCACCATCGGCGGGATGTACTTCATCACTGCCGCAGTCATCGGCGTTATCGCGTTCGGGGAGTCCATGACGTTGACGAAAGCCGCCGGCATCGGTCTGGCGCTGATAGCGATTGTCGTCATCAATCAGTGA
- a CDS encoding NAD-binding protein, whose translation MANVPEDSSDRTLEDVFYPADRVPFVEWDELSGAKPTVVLTGTVALLAFVTGLSNLSQASLALNGPLTAVVDLPLPFVRFGGVLFAFVLGIVTVGLQRRKQLAWRVAAVVLLGLVVLPLTTFQPTDIPLLLLTLVTYPLLVRNRHRFDQSLDLSPIQIASLSAIFGVVLYGTVGAYGLRGQFLELDSWGDAVYYVVVTIATVGYGDITPVTAEARWFSLSIILFGTGAFTVAVGALIGPAIESRMATAFGVMTASELTLLEDHIVVLGYGDVTASLLEELGDETEVVVVTPDEETVASLQSEDVNLLTGDPTDEDVLRDARVGTASGVVVGSNDDARDVLAVIATKNVNPDIRTVAAATAEKHVEKFRAVGADEVINPRSIGGRLLGQSVLGRGSSEALLDGIETDGDGPEADAPE comes from the coding sequence ATGGCTAACGTCCCAGAAGACTCGTCGGACCGGACGCTGGAGGACGTGTTCTATCCGGCTGACAGAGTCCCGTTCGTCGAGTGGGACGAGCTATCCGGCGCAAAACCGACGGTCGTCCTGACCGGGACGGTCGCGCTGCTGGCGTTCGTGACCGGCCTTTCGAATCTGAGTCAGGCGTCGCTTGCACTTAATGGCCCGCTGACCGCCGTCGTCGACCTTCCGCTACCGTTCGTCAGGTTCGGTGGGGTGTTGTTCGCGTTCGTCCTCGGCATCGTGACGGTCGGGCTCCAGCGGCGCAAACAACTCGCGTGGCGCGTGGCGGCCGTCGTGCTTCTCGGTTTGGTAGTACTGCCGCTTACCACGTTTCAGCCAACTGATATCCCGTTGTTGTTGCTGACGCTGGTCACGTACCCGCTGCTGGTCCGCAACCGTCACCGGTTCGACCAGTCTCTTGACCTCTCGCCGATTCAGATCGCATCGCTGTCGGCGATTTTTGGCGTCGTTCTCTACGGGACCGTGGGTGCCTACGGGCTGCGAGGCCAGTTCCTCGAACTCGACAGTTGGGGCGACGCCGTGTACTACGTCGTCGTCACAATCGCGACGGTTGGTTACGGCGATATCACACCTGTGACAGCGGAAGCACGGTGGTTCTCGCTCTCTATCATCCTGTTCGGAACCGGCGCGTTCACCGTCGCCGTAGGCGCGCTCATTGGCCCCGCTATCGAATCCAGAATGGCGACAGCGTTCGGAGTCATGACAGCATCAGAACTCACACTTCTCGAGGACCACATCGTGGTTCTGGGGTACGGAGACGTTACGGCATCGCTGCTCGAGGAGCTGGGCGACGAGACGGAGGTCGTCGTCGTCACGCCCGACGAGGAAACCGTCGCGTCGCTGCAGAGCGAGGACGTGAACCTGCTCACCGGCGACCCAACCGACGAGGACGTTCTCCGGGATGCACGCGTCGGGACTGCGAGTGGCGTTGTGGTGGGGAGTAACGACGACGCACGCGACGTGCTCGCGGTCATCGCAACGAAAAACGTCAATCCGGACATCAGAACAGTCGCGGCGGCGACCGCCGAGAAACACGTCGAAAAGTTCCGCGCTGTCGGGGCGGACGAAGTTATCAATCCCCGCTCTATCGGCGGGCGGCTCCTGGGCCAGTCGGTGCTGGGCCGCGGGTCGAGCGAAGCACTGCTGGACGGAATCGAGACGGACGGCGATGGACCCGAAGCCGACGCCCCCGAGTAA